One Paraburkholderia sp. IMGN_8 DNA window includes the following coding sequences:
- a CDS encoding glycosyltransferase: MKIIHLANHAQRIGNGIVNVMIDLACMQARVGHDVTVATAGGGFEDLLARHGVRHVLLAQSPRPSRVPAMVAGFNRLVAQYDPDVVHAHMMTGALIARFGALRRRFVLVTTVHNEFQKSATLMRVGDHVVTVSAAVAVAMARRGIPQERLSVVRNGTVGTPRLADQPVPALPRLAHPCVVTLAGMYERKGIRDLLHAFALLRERVPDAALYLVGEGPDRAAMEALAQQLRIAQHAHFEGFVADPRAYLAQADVFVLASHNEPAGLVLCEARETGCAIVATRVGGIPEMLDDGEAGLLVPPRNPHALAEALGLLLTDCVAHAALAARAPQNLEKFSVEGVSDGYLSVYERTLASCRPRRFAAIATRSVAAPNIAVPDTVTRSRAS, translated from the coding sequence ATGAAAATCATTCATCTTGCCAATCACGCGCAGCGTATCGGCAACGGCATCGTCAACGTGATGATCGACCTCGCCTGCATGCAGGCGCGTGTCGGCCACGACGTGACGGTGGCGACGGCCGGTGGCGGTTTCGAAGACCTGCTGGCACGGCACGGCGTGCGTCACGTGTTGCTCGCGCAATCGCCCCGGCCGTCGCGCGTGCCCGCGATGGTCGCCGGCTTTAATCGGCTGGTCGCGCAGTACGACCCCGACGTCGTGCACGCGCACATGATGACCGGCGCGTTGATTGCGCGCTTTGGCGCGCTGCGGCGGCGCTTCGTGCTCGTCACGACGGTGCACAACGAGTTCCAGAAGAGCGCCACGCTGATGCGCGTCGGCGACCACGTCGTGACGGTCAGCGCTGCCGTGGCTGTAGCGATGGCGCGGCGCGGCATACCTCAGGAACGTCTGAGTGTCGTACGCAACGGCACGGTCGGCACGCCGCGTCTCGCGGACCAGCCGGTCCCCGCGTTGCCGCGGTTGGCTCATCCCTGCGTCGTCACGCTGGCAGGCATGTACGAACGCAAGGGCATCCGCGATCTGCTGCATGCTTTCGCGCTGCTGCGCGAGCGTGTGCCCGACGCGGCGCTGTATCTCGTCGGCGAGGGGCCCGATCGCGCCGCGATGGAGGCGCTTGCGCAGCAACTCCGGATTGCGCAGCATGCGCACTTCGAGGGTTTCGTTGCCGACCCGCGCGCCTATCTCGCGCAAGCCGACGTTTTCGTCCTGGCGTCGCACAACGAGCCGGCCGGACTGGTGCTGTGCGAAGCACGCGAGACGGGATGCGCGATTGTGGCGACCCGGGTGGGCGGCATTCCGGAGATGCTCGACGACGGTGAGGCCGGTCTGCTGGTGCCGCCTCGCAATCCGCACGCATTGGCCGAGGCGCTCGGGCTGCTGTTGACCGATTGCGTTGCGCACGCGGCGCTGGCGGCGCGGGCGCCGCAGAACCTCGAAAAGTTCAGCGTAGAGGGGGTGAGCGATGGCTATCTGTCGGTCTACGAACGCACACTTGCAAGCTGCCGGCCGCGCCGCTTTGCCGCCATCGCCACGCGCAGCGTCGCCGCGCCCAACATCGCGGTGCCGGATACCGTCACGCGGTCACGCGCGTCGTGA
- a CDS encoding glycosyltransferase family 4 protein, translating to MSAPIDSLQIGLHWFGERPGGLDRMFKALIESLPAQGVSVRGLVAGSPGVLADSGGAVQSFANAQAGIGTRLWGARSQLRRLGRLHRPDVVASHFALYAAPTLGVFGDVPRVVHFHGPWADESGVEGRAALSEAMRYSLERMVYRGGTRHIVLSHAFGEILRTRYRVPEERIRVVPGCVDVDRFATPMSKREARERLGLTQDRPVLFCVRRLVSRMGLDDLIDAMFVVKQAVSDVLLVIAGKGPLEEMLRGRIIARGLERQVRLAGFVADDVLPLWYRAADVTVVPTVALEGFGLTTIESLAAGTPVLVTPVGGLPEAVAPLSPDLVLPSGGFHAIGRGIADALLGVRVMPDADACHDYARKHFDHPVVAAQVARIYREAIGAF from the coding sequence ATGAGCGCGCCGATCGATTCGCTGCAAATCGGCCTGCACTGGTTCGGCGAGCGGCCCGGCGGACTCGACCGCATGTTCAAGGCGCTGATCGAGTCATTGCCCGCGCAGGGCGTGAGCGTGCGCGGCCTGGTGGCGGGAAGTCCTGGCGTGCTGGCGGATTCGGGTGGCGCGGTGCAGTCGTTCGCCAATGCGCAGGCGGGCATCGGCACGCGTCTGTGGGGAGCCCGCTCGCAGTTGCGACGGCTCGGACGTTTGCACAGGCCCGATGTGGTCGCGTCGCACTTCGCGCTATATGCCGCACCGACCCTCGGCGTGTTCGGCGACGTGCCGCGGGTCGTGCATTTTCATGGGCCGTGGGCCGACGAATCCGGCGTGGAAGGGCGCGCCGCCTTAAGCGAAGCGATGCGCTATTCGCTCGAACGCATGGTGTATCGCGGCGGCACGCGTCATATCGTGCTGTCCCATGCATTCGGCGAGATTCTGCGCACCCGTTACCGTGTACCGGAAGAACGGATTCGCGTGGTGCCGGGCTGCGTCGACGTGGATCGTTTCGCGACGCCGATGAGCAAGCGCGAGGCCCGCGAGCGACTCGGCCTGACGCAAGACCGGCCGGTGCTGTTTTGCGTGCGGCGGCTGGTGTCGCGCATGGGCCTCGACGATCTGATCGATGCGATGTTCGTCGTCAAACAGGCGGTGTCCGACGTGCTGCTGGTGATCGCAGGCAAAGGGCCGCTGGAGGAAATGCTGCGCGGGCGCATCATCGCGCGCGGCCTTGAACGGCAGGTGCGCCTTGCCGGTTTCGTGGCGGACGACGTATTGCCGCTCTGGTATCGCGCGGCCGACGTGACGGTGGTGCCCACCGTCGCGCTCGAAGGTTTCGGCCTGACGACGATCGAATCGCTCGCGGCCGGCACGCCGGTGCTGGTGACGCCGGTCGGCGGTTTGCCGGAAGCGGTGGCGCCGCTCTCGCCGGACCTGGTGCTGCCCTCGGGCGGCTTTCACGCGATCGGCCGCGGCATTGCGGATGCATTGCTCGGCGTGCGCGTGATGCCGGACGCGGATGCGTGCCACGACTATGCGCGAAAGCACTTCGATCACCCGGTGGTGGCCGCGCAAGTCGCGCGAATCTACCGCGAAGCGATAGGCGCGTTCTGA
- a CDS encoding glycosyltransferase family 4 protein gives MRILIVTHVVAKGDGQGRVNYEIARAALEAGHEVTLLGSRVAPEISGHARARFVKIAESRLQSRLLQYQMFAWRTALWIRAHRQEFDVIHVNGFITWARADVNAVHFVHDGWYRCGFYPFRLKNGAYAAYQVIFTRVNAWCERLAFRRAQVVVPVSAKVGAEVCALGIDAARLAVIHNGVDIEEFRPGEVPRARFGLPEGPFMLLFAGDLRVPRKNLDTVLRALAATPGVHLAVAGGLRNSPYPALAESLGVSNRVHFIGFIKEMPDLMRSVDAFVFPSRYEAMSLVLLEALASGLPVVTVRTAGGAEVIGAGCGTVLDNPDDAAGLAAAIARLAQDHQYTKRMRTAARTLAQTLTWQIMANRYLALYERIAAERAASVGVTATGLADLADAGLNTSPATTATAAVTAAKS, from the coding sequence ATGCGTATTCTGATCGTCACGCATGTGGTCGCCAAAGGCGATGGGCAAGGGCGCGTCAACTACGAGATCGCGCGCGCCGCGCTCGAAGCGGGACATGAAGTCACGCTGCTGGGTTCGCGGGTTGCGCCGGAAATCAGCGGGCATGCGCGCGCGCGGTTCGTGAAGATTGCCGAAAGCCGGCTGCAGTCGCGGCTCCTCCAATACCAGATGTTTGCATGGCGCACCGCGCTGTGGATTCGTGCACATCGTCAGGAGTTCGACGTGATTCACGTGAACGGTTTCATCACGTGGGCGCGCGCCGATGTCAACGCGGTGCATTTCGTTCACGACGGCTGGTATCGGTGCGGCTTCTATCCGTTCCGTTTAAAGAACGGCGCCTATGCCGCCTATCAGGTGATCTTCACGCGCGTGAACGCGTGGTGTGAGCGCCTTGCGTTCCGGCGTGCGCAGGTGGTGGTGCCGGTGTCGGCGAAAGTAGGCGCGGAAGTGTGCGCGCTCGGCATCGATGCGGCGCGCCTCGCCGTGATCCACAACGGTGTCGATATCGAAGAGTTCAGGCCGGGCGAGGTGCCGCGCGCGCGTTTCGGCTTGCCGGAAGGGCCGTTCATGCTGCTGTTCGCCGGCGACCTGCGGGTGCCGCGCAAGAATCTCGATACCGTGCTGCGCGCGTTGGCGGCGACGCCCGGCGTTCACCTCGCGGTTGCCGGAGGCTTGCGCAACAGTCCGTATCCGGCGTTGGCCGAGTCGCTCGGCGTGAGCAACCGGGTGCATTTTATCGGCTTCATCAAGGAGATGCCGGACCTGATGCGCTCGGTCGATGCGTTCGTGTTCCCGTCGCGCTACGAGGCGATGAGTCTGGTGTTGCTCGAAGCGCTGGCGTCGGGGTTGCCGGTTGTCACGGTGCGCACGGCCGGCGGCGCGGAAGTGATTGGCGCGGGCTGTGGCACCGTGCTCGACAACCCGGACGACGCAGCGGGACTGGCGGCGGCGATCGCGCGGCTCGCGCAGGACCATCAGTACACCAAACGGATGCGGACAGCGGCGCGCACCCTCGCTCAAACACTCACCTGGCAGATCATGGCGAATCGCTATCTGGCGCTCTACGAACGGATTGCCGCCGAGCGTGCCGCTTCGGTGGGCGTAACGGCAACCGGGCTGGCGGATCTGGCGGACGCGGGGCTGAACACCAGCCCGGCCACCACCGCCACCGCGGCCGTCACGGCGGCGAAATCATGA
- a CDS encoding GNAT family N-acetyltransferase: protein MNWKTLEFEQLSARELYLILRARSAVFVVEQSHVYLDADGRDERSLHVFAVEDMARAMPILAYARLQPGDAEDPEVTIDKVLTSPLRRGDGTAELLIERVLQAIAEHWPGHAARVTAPVGLRDFYEQFGFRKTEGPYLEHGVPFIGLTRQVRGSQPLFSVRRRERDGVAGINTFELL, encoded by the coding sequence ATGAACTGGAAAACGCTGGAATTCGAGCAGCTCTCGGCGCGCGAGCTTTATCTGATCTTGCGGGCGCGTAGCGCGGTCTTCGTGGTCGAGCAATCGCATGTCTATCTCGACGCCGATGGCCGCGACGAGCGTTCGTTGCATGTGTTCGCGGTCGAGGACATGGCGCGTGCGATGCCGATCCTCGCGTATGCGCGCCTGCAACCCGGCGACGCGGAAGATCCTGAAGTCACCATCGACAAGGTGCTGACGAGTCCGCTGCGGCGCGGCGACGGCACCGCCGAGCTGCTGATCGAACGGGTGCTGCAGGCGATCGCCGAGCATTGGCCGGGACACGCCGCGCGCGTGACGGCGCCGGTCGGCTTGCGCGATTTCTACGAGCAATTCGGTTTTCGCAAGACGGAAGGGCCGTATCTCGAGCATGGCGTGCCGTTCATCGGACTCACGCGCCAGGTGCGCGGCAGCCAGCCGCTATTTAGCGTACGCCGCCGCGAGCGCGACGGCGTGGCGGGCATCAACACCTTCGAGTTGTTGTGA
- a CDS encoding acyl carrier protein produces the protein MKEALRRILSESARLDVLPDTLADDADLYAAGLSSLATVHLMLAIEDEFDIEIPDRMLTRRLFSSIDSMAAAVTELQQAKAAA, from the coding sequence ATGAAAGAAGCATTGCGACGCATCCTTTCCGAATCGGCACGTCTCGACGTCCTGCCGGACACGCTGGCAGACGATGCCGATCTCTACGCCGCAGGCTTGTCCTCGCTGGCGACGGTGCATCTGATGCTGGCCATCGAAGACGAATTCGACATTGAAATCCCGGACCGCATGTTGACGCGCCGGCTCTTTTCCAGCATCGATTCGATGGCCGCCGCGGTGACCGAACTGCAACAGGCGAAGGCAGCAGCATGA
- a CDS encoding acyl-CoA dehydrogenase family protein: protein MNAPLLDAAASAAPEEPAAAPVVLSAVEAEPGWRAAAQRCAAVAAQFADAVDRDARFPSEAFDALRRERLLSAMVSARFGGAGLSLADVGAICETLAQGCASTAMVYAMHQIQVACIEAHGSESAWHRQLLAQLVDHQWLLASATSEETIGGNMRTSACAVELDDELTNKLANKRFRIEKLAPTISYGAHADGILVTARRTAESAAADQVLIVALREQTQLEKRGGWDSMGMRGTCSEGFRLVATGLVEQILPTPFADIADQTMLPVSHTLWASVWTGVANDAVNRAKAFFRAQARSKPGSIPPAGLRLAEAVGLLQMMQARLSVALEAARAAHHATHGGCQADAPLAAMLGFASDMNTLKTSISTTALQVVQEALMICGMAGYKNGTEYSVGRHLRDLYSAPLMINNDRIAQNTASLLLAQRPAAPGRA from the coding sequence ATGAACGCCCCGCTGCTGGACGCGGCCGCCTCAGCCGCGCCGGAGGAACCCGCCGCCGCACCGGTCGTGCTGAGCGCAGTGGAAGCCGAACCCGGCTGGCGCGCGGCGGCGCAGCGTTGCGCGGCGGTGGCCGCGCAATTCGCCGACGCGGTGGACCGTGACGCGCGTTTTCCCAGCGAGGCTTTCGACGCGCTGCGGCGCGAACGTTTGCTCTCCGCGATGGTGTCGGCCCGTTTCGGCGGCGCCGGTCTGTCGCTCGCGGATGTCGGCGCGATCTGCGAGACGCTGGCGCAGGGCTGCGCGTCCACCGCGATGGTGTACGCGATGCACCAGATCCAGGTGGCCTGCATCGAGGCGCACGGCAGCGAGTCGGCATGGCATCGGCAGTTGCTCGCGCAACTGGTGGACCATCAATGGCTGCTGGCTTCGGCGACGTCCGAGGAAACCATCGGCGGCAATATGCGCACCAGCGCCTGCGCGGTCGAACTCGACGACGAGCTCACCAACAAACTCGCCAACAAGCGCTTTCGCATCGAAAAGCTCGCGCCGACGATCTCGTACGGCGCGCACGCCGACGGCATTCTCGTCACCGCGCGCCGTACCGCCGAATCGGCCGCGGCCGACCAGGTGCTGATCGTCGCATTACGCGAACAAACGCAACTTGAAAAGCGCGGCGGCTGGGATTCGATGGGTATGCGCGGCACCTGCAGCGAGGGCTTCCGGCTCGTCGCCACGGGTCTGGTCGAACAGATCCTGCCCACCCCCTTCGCCGATATCGCCGATCAGACCATGCTCCCGGTGTCGCACACGCTGTGGGCCTCGGTATGGACCGGCGTGGCAAACGATGCGGTGAATCGCGCCAAGGCGTTCTTCCGCGCGCAGGCACGCTCGAAACCCGGTTCGATCCCGCCGGCCGGCTTGCGCCTCGCCGAAGCAGTCGGTCTGCTGCAGATGATGCAGGCGCGCCTGTCGGTGGCGCTCGAAGCGGCGCGCGCCGCGCATCACGCGACACACGGCGGCTGCCAGGCCGATGCGCCGCTCGCGGCGATGCTCGGCTTCGCCTCCGACATGAATACGCTGAAGACCAGCATCTCGACCACTGCACTGCAAGTCGTGCAGGAAGCGCTGATGATCTGCGGCATGGCCGGCTACAAGAACGGCACGGAATACAGCGTGGGACGCCATCTGCGCGACCTGTATTCCGCGCCGCTGATGATCAACAACGACCGTATCGCGCAGAACACCGCCAGCCTGTTGCTTGCACAGCGTCCTGCCGCACCGGGGAGAGCCTGA
- a CDS encoding amino acid--[acyl-carrier-protein] ligase codes for MNTMTETAALAAAPAETGATPSFRDELLAAGLLIDTGENGLYGRSQVFEDVVDRLNVAITHLGADQQPEVLRFPPAMRRTDFEDSEYLKSFPNLAGTIHSFCGNDMGHQRLLRALDDAMAERDDERGEAWMAQQKPTRVVLTPAACYPIYPVMARRGPLPANGRTIDVLSYCFRHEPSLDPGRMQMFRQREYVRLGTPEQVMAFRQMWVERGSLLITLLQLPVEVDLANDPFFGRGGKIVADSQRAQALKFELLIPVANADSKTACLSFNYHMDHFGAIWKIACEDGAVAHTGCVGFGMERITLALFRHHGLDLNAWPDEVRALLWGDTQARVAHGMAQAREARALPAAPLQGAGDSA; via the coding sequence ATGAACACGATGACCGAGACCGCCGCGCTCGCCGCTGCGCCGGCCGAAACCGGCGCGACGCCGAGCTTTCGCGACGAGCTGCTGGCCGCGGGGCTCCTGATCGACACCGGCGAAAACGGCCTGTACGGGCGCAGCCAGGTATTCGAAGACGTGGTGGACCGCCTGAACGTCGCGATCACGCATCTGGGCGCGGATCAGCAGCCGGAAGTGCTGCGCTTTCCGCCGGCGATGCGCCGCACCGACTTCGAAGATAGCGAATATCTGAAGAGCTTCCCGAATCTCGCCGGCACCATCCACTCGTTCTGCGGCAACGATATGGGTCATCAGCGCCTGTTGCGCGCGCTCGACGACGCCATGGCCGAACGCGACGACGAGCGCGGCGAAGCATGGATGGCCCAGCAAAAACCGACGCGCGTCGTGCTGACGCCGGCTGCCTGCTATCCGATCTATCCGGTGATGGCGCGGCGCGGTCCGCTGCCGGCCAACGGCCGCACCATCGACGTGCTGTCGTACTGCTTCCGCCACGAACCGTCGCTCGATCCGGGCCGGATGCAGATGTTCCGTCAGCGCGAATACGTGCGGCTCGGCACGCCGGAACAGGTGATGGCGTTCCGGCAGATGTGGGTCGAACGCGGCTCGCTGCTGATTACGCTGCTGCAACTGCCGGTCGAGGTGGATCTGGCCAACGACCCGTTCTTCGGCCGCGGCGGCAAGATCGTCGCCGATAGCCAGCGTGCCCAGGCGCTCAAGTTCGAACTGCTGATTCCGGTGGCGAACGCCGACAGCAAGACCGCCTGCCTGTCGTTCAACTATCACATGGATCACTTCGGCGCGATCTGGAAAATCGCATGCGAAGACGGCGCGGTGGCGCATACGGGTTGCGTCGGCTTCGGCATGGAACGCATCACGCTAGCGTTATTCCGCCATCATGGGCTCGACCTGAACGCGTGGCCGGACGAGGTGCGCGCGCTGCTGTGGGGCGACACCCAGGCGCGTGTCGCGCACGGCATGGCGCAGGCGCGCGAGGCGCGGGCGCTGCCCGCCGCGCCGCTACAGGGTGCCGGAGACAGCGCATGA
- a CDS encoding DUF1839 family protein encodes MRSSPSPQLKGAPSAFPPLARLAPHTQAPAVPSAAPPRQHAPHALHQGDRVWQETNCYVDLWIELLHGFGLDPRAAFGFTVTQDFEGDQFTFFKFPLEDLERLYGTQVQELAIYDSLEARVLAQTLRGHTVLVEVDGYYLPNTRATSYRREHPKTTVGIDFIDPAARRLGYFHNTGYHLLDGEDYDGVFRKLPQFAQQPDLLFPYVEFAKQARPALEGTALADASAELLCSHLSRRPLSNPISQWRVAFPDHLETLLERGEAFFHPYSFNLMRQLGANFEFLSKYLLWLTSQGFEIPASIPAAAQSIASESMVMQFRLVRAITRARRDLCEDCFDTLEIAYEKTLPPLAALVS; translated from the coding sequence ATGAGGTCGTCTCCCTCCCCCCAACTGAAGGGAGCGCCGTCCGCTTTTCCGCCGCTCGCACGGCTCGCCCCGCACACTCAGGCCCCTGCGGTCCCGAGCGCGGCGCCGCCGCGCCAGCATGCGCCGCACGCGCTGCATCAGGGCGATCGCGTGTGGCAGGAAACCAACTGCTACGTCGATCTGTGGATCGAGCTGCTGCACGGCTTCGGACTCGATCCGCGCGCGGCGTTCGGCTTTACCGTCACGCAGGATTTCGAAGGCGATCAGTTCACGTTCTTCAAATTCCCGCTTGAAGACCTCGAGCGGCTGTACGGCACCCAGGTGCAGGAACTCGCGATCTACGACTCGCTCGAGGCCCGCGTGCTTGCGCAAACCTTGCGCGGCCATACGGTGCTTGTGGAAGTGGACGGCTACTACCTGCCGAACACACGTGCCACGTCATATCGGCGCGAGCATCCGAAAACCACCGTGGGCATCGACTTCATCGATCCGGCCGCGCGCCGCCTCGGTTATTTCCACAACACCGGCTATCACCTGCTCGACGGTGAAGACTACGACGGCGTGTTTCGCAAGCTGCCGCAGTTCGCGCAGCAGCCCGATCTGCTGTTTCCTTATGTCGAATTCGCCAAGCAGGCGCGGCCCGCGCTGGAAGGCACCGCGCTTGCCGACGCGTCGGCCGAATTGTTGTGCTCGCATCTAAGCCGGCGGCCGTTGAGCAATCCGATCTCGCAGTGGCGCGTCGCGTTTCCCGACCATCTCGAGACGCTGCTCGAACGCGGCGAAGCGTTCTTCCACCCGTACTCGTTCAACCTGATGCGGCAGCTCGGCGCGAACTTCGAGTTTTTGTCGAAGTATCTGCTGTGGCTCACCAGCCAGGGCTTCGAGATTCCGGCGTCGATCCCGGCCGCGGCGCAAAGCATCGCGTCGGAGTCGATGGTGATGCAGTTCCGGCTCGTGCGGGCGATCACGCGCGCTCGCCGCGATTTGTGCGAAGACTGCTTCGATACGCTGGAAATTGCTTACGAAAAGACGCTGCCGCCACTCGCCGCCCTGGTGTCGTGA
- a CDS encoding glycoside hydrolase family 2 protein translates to MGTIGTATGLAAQDLWPQRLDTGWQCVSTPAGACASPADLPMDGWLGAPVPGTVASARRAAGLFDAAHPPPLAFDDHWYRLTLTGTGKRRLRLHGLATLTEVWLDGTRRLDSDSMFVAHDLDIELHGSATLALCFRSLTPALAEKRSRARWRPRLVSPPTLRNLRTTLLGHMPGWCPPVQAVGPWRPVELLSDAPDAFDTVDLMSHLDGDDGVVTLTLRFVHPHDSAANRASLNCGGFVSSLQWRDAYTLTGSVRVPHAERWWPHTHGTPTLYPLTLQLDDEHPITHVLGSVGFRRIEVDHGADGAGFALRVNNGTPVFCRGACWTSADLVTLSGTAEQLRHAFALARAAGMNMLRVGGTMVYESDAFYALADEYGILIWQDFALANFDYPTDAAFSASIDREASQFLTRTRRFASLAVLCGGSEVDQQAAMLGLPVSMRTQPLFTRQLPAIAARERPDVPYVSNSPSGGVWPFSTNTGITHYYGVGAYQRPLDDVRRSQVRFAAECLAFANVPDDATLHDAPGTMHVHDPRWKAAVPRDPGAGWDFDDVRDHYLQTLYGVEPARLRYEDPQRYLDLSRAVVAELMSDVFAEWRSAGSSCGGALVWQFQDLRPGAGWGLIDATGRPKSAWHGLAQTLQPVQLVMTDEGLNGLAIHLLNERAQPLQAQLDLVCLRDGCVKVASASRAVELAPHSAERIGAAECLGQFFDFTHAYRFGPRAHDVTIATLRDPASGRILAEAFHLPERRASECHELGLTVTAGRAGDSWQLVIEAKRFARFVHIVDTHYRAAHDWFHLPPNRAVTVPLIPSAQLVACASNPAFKANATCVAPAGEVRAINAISATFYG, encoded by the coding sequence ATTGGGACTATTGGGACCGCTACCGGGTTAGCGGCGCAGGATCTCTGGCCACAGCGGCTCGACACGGGCTGGCAGTGCGTCAGCACGCCGGCGGGCGCATGTGCGTCGCCCGCCGACTTACCGATGGATGGCTGGCTCGGCGCGCCAGTGCCGGGCACAGTGGCGAGCGCGCGCCGCGCCGCGGGCCTCTTCGACGCCGCCCATCCGCCGCCGCTCGCTTTCGACGATCACTGGTACCGGCTGACGCTGACAGGCACGGGCAAACGCCGCTTGCGTCTGCACGGGCTCGCGACGCTCACCGAGGTCTGGCTCGACGGCACCAGGCGGCTCGATTCCGATTCGATGTTCGTCGCGCACGATCTCGACATCGAACTGCACGGCAGCGCGACGCTCGCCCTGTGCTTTCGCTCTCTCACGCCAGCGTTGGCGGAAAAACGCTCACGCGCGCGCTGGCGGCCACGTCTTGTTTCGCCGCCGACCTTGCGCAACCTGCGCACCACCCTGCTCGGCCATATGCCCGGTTGGTGTCCGCCCGTGCAAGCGGTCGGCCCTTGGCGGCCGGTCGAACTCCTCAGCGATGCGCCGGACGCATTCGACACTGTCGATCTCATGAGCCACCTTGATGGCGACGACGGCGTTGTTACGCTGACGCTACGCTTTGTTCATCCGCACGACAGCGCGGCGAACCGCGCCTCGTTGAATTGCGGCGGGTTCGTTTCGTCTTTGCAATGGCGCGATGCCTATACGCTGACCGGCAGCGTGCGCGTGCCGCACGCCGAACGCTGGTGGCCGCATACGCACGGCACGCCGACTTTATATCCTCTGACGTTGCAGCTCGATGACGAGCACCCGATAACCCATGTATTGGGATCGGTCGGTTTTCGCCGCATCGAAGTGGATCATGGCGCGGACGGTGCGGGCTTCGCGCTGCGCGTCAACAACGGTACGCCGGTGTTCTGCCGCGGCGCCTGCTGGACCAGCGCGGATCTCGTTACCTTAAGCGGCACTGCTGAGCAATTGCGCCACGCTTTTGCGCTCGCGCGCGCGGCGGGAATGAACATGCTGCGCGTGGGCGGCACCATGGTGTACGAGTCGGATGCGTTCTACGCGCTCGCCGACGAATACGGCATCCTCATCTGGCAAGACTTCGCGTTGGCGAATTTCGACTACCCGACCGACGCCGCTTTCAGCGCGTCGATCGACCGCGAGGCCAGCCAGTTCCTGACCCGCACGCGGCGCTTCGCGTCGCTCGCGGTGCTGTGCGGCGGCAGCGAAGTCGACCAGCAGGCGGCCATGCTGGGCCTGCCGGTTTCGATGCGCACGCAACCATTGTTCACCCGCCAGTTGCCGGCGATCGCGGCACGCGAGCGGCCGGACGTGCCGTACGTCAGCAACTCGCCCTCGGGCGGCGTCTGGCCGTTTTCGACTAATACCGGCATCACGCATTACTACGGCGTCGGCGCCTATCAGCGTCCGCTCGACGACGTGCGCCGCTCACAGGTGCGCTTCGCCGCCGAGTGCCTCGCGTTCGCCAACGTGCCCGACGACGCCACCTTGCACGACGCGCCCGGCACGATGCACGTGCACGATCCGCGCTGGAAAGCCGCCGTGCCGCGCGACCCCGGCGCCGGCTGGGATTTCGACGACGTGCGCGACCACTACCTTCAGACGCTATATGGTGTCGAACCGGCGCGGCTGCGTTACGAAGACCCGCAACGCTATCTTGACCTGTCGCGCGCGGTGGTCGCCGAACTGATGAGCGACGTGTTCGCCGAGTGGCGCAGCGCCGGCTCGTCATGCGGCGGCGCCCTGGTCTGGCAGTTTCAGGATCTGCGACCCGGGGCGGGCTGGGGCCTGATCGACGCCACAGGACGGCCCAAAAGCGCCTGGCACGGCCTCGCGCAGACACTGCAGCCCGTGCAGCTGGTCATGACCGACGAAGGCCTCAACGGCCTCGCTATCCATTTACTGAACGAGCGTGCGCAACCGTTGCAAGCGCAGCTGGATCTGGTGTGCCTGCGTGACGGTTGCGTCAAGGTAGCGTCCGCGAGCCGGGCGGTCGAGCTGGCACCGCACAGCGCGGAGCGTATCGGCGCGGCCGAGTGCCTCGGCCAGTTCTTCGACTTCACGCACGCGTACCGCTTCGGCCCGCGCGCGCATGATGTAACGATTGCGACACTGCGCGATCCGGCAAGCGGCCGGATTCTGGCAGAAGCGTTTCATCTGCCGGAGCGGCGCGCCAGCGAATGCCACGAGCTGGGTTTGACGGTGACTGCCGGGCGCGCCGGCGACAGCTGGCAACTCGTCATCGAAGCAAAGCGGTTCGCGCGCTTCGTTCACATCGTTGACACGCATTACCGGGCCGCGCACGACTGGTTCCATCTGCCGCCGAACCGCGCTGTGACCGTGCCGCTCATCCCCTCGGCTCAACTCGTTGCGTGCGCATCGAACCCGGCATTTAAAGCTAACGCAACATGCGTGGCGCCCGCCGGCGAAGTGCGTGCGATCAATGCGATTTCCGCCACGTTCTACGGTTGA